A stretch of Coriobacteriia bacterium DNA encodes these proteins:
- a CDS encoding mobile mystery protein A, translating into MTTPADAKRAREALDQRLVPLGPAARYAPPRAGWVRAIRDALGMTAAALASRMGVTGPAVRSLENKEMSGGARLSSLGRAAEAMDCTLVYAFIPNTSLRQTVERQAASLLEAQMKRVNQTMALEAQEGEALAASTRAQLEALIGSGRLWSQRDAKR; encoded by the coding sequence ATGACTACTCCAGCTGACGCCAAGAGAGCTCGGGAAGCGCTCGACCAACGACTCGTTCCGCTTGGACCGGCCGCACGCTATGCACCGCCGAGGGCCGGATGGGTCCGGGCGATCCGGGACGCGCTCGGCATGACTGCGGCTGCCCTCGCATCACGCATGGGAGTCACCGGCCCCGCGGTCCGCTCTCTCGAGAACAAAGAGATGAGCGGGGGAGCGAGGCTTTCCTCGCTTGGCCGCGCAGCAGAGGCAATGGACTGCACGCTGGTCTACGCTTTCATCCCGAACACAAGCCTCCGGCAGACGGTCGAGCGGCAGGCGGCGAGCCTGCTCGAAGCGCAGATGAAGCGCGTCAACCAGACAATGGCCCTCGAAGCTCAAGAAGGGGAAGCTCTTGCGGCTTCCACGAGAGCTCAGCTCGAAGCACTCATCGGCTCGGGGCGCCTCTGGTCGCAGCGGGACGCCAAGCGATGA